A window of the Mesotoga prima MesG1.Ag.4.2 genome harbors these coding sequences:
- a CDS encoding aminotransferase class IV — protein sequence MWAFLDGEFVQEKERLVQLENRGLTFADGLFEVIRTLEGRILFFEDHYSRMKKSAEFFNIEMRFPSEEARRIAVELVKRNGIEDGELYIELTRGTDPHRDHRYPPKETRSTFFMLALPLRKIDSTSWRDGVKLLTYPDLRHGLCEHKTINLLPNVLAKNFAYARGGYEALMFRESNGKKYATEGGSSNYFFVKDGVFYTPEVDNILSGITRGKVISLVEDLGYEVVEKRIALEEFFNAEEVFLASTVSRVMPVRAIDDVSFEVCGKHTAKVMRAYEDLFFSAR from the coding sequence ATGTGGGCATTTCTTGATGGTGAATTTGTTCAGGAAAAGGAAAGGCTTGTTCAGCTGGAGAACCGCGGACTGACTTTTGCAGACGGTCTCTTTGAGGTTATTAGAACACTGGAAGGGAGAATACTGTTCTTTGAGGATCATTATTCAAGGATGAAAAAAAGTGCCGAATTCTTCAATATTGAAATGCGATTCCCTTCTGAAGAGGCAAGGAGGATTGCAGTTGAGTTAGTCAAAAGAAATGGTATAGAAGACGGGGAATTATATATCGAACTCACTAGGGGCACCGACCCTCACAGAGATCACAGATACCCGCCGAAAGAAACCAGGAGCACGTTTTTCATGCTTGCACTTCCTCTAAGAAAGATAGATTCTACTAGCTGGAGAGATGGAGTCAAGCTTCTTACATATCCCGACTTGCGCCACGGACTCTGTGAACACAAAACGATAAACTTATTACCAAATGTTCTTGCCAAGAATTTTGCGTACGCCAGAGGAGGTTATGAAGCTCTGATGTTCAGAGAGTCAAACGGAAAAAAGTACGCTACCGAAGGTGGAAGCTCAAATTACTTCTTTGTGAAAGACGGCGTCTTCTACACTCCCGAGGTTGACAATATTCTTTCCGGCATCACAAGAGGGAAGGTGATCTCTCTTGTCGAGGATCTTGGTTATGAGGTCGTTGAAAAGCGCATCGCCTTGGAAGAGTTCTTCAATGCAGAGGAAGTCTTCCTTGCCAGCACAGTTTCTCGTGTTATGCCCGTTAGGGCTATAGATGATGTCTCCTTCGAAGTATGCGGCAAGCATACTGCTAAGGTCATGAGAGCTTATGAGGATCTCTTTTTCTCTGCCAGATGA